The following nucleotide sequence is from Bradyrhizobium roseum.
GAGTGGGTGAAATGACGATCGGTCTGGGGCACTATCTCGCGGTCGGCGCCATCCTGTTCACGCTCGGGATCCTCGGCATCTTCCTGAACCGCAAGAACATCATCGTCATCCTGATGTCGATCGAGCTGATCCTGCTCGCCGTCAACATCAACCTCGTCGCGTTCTCGACCTTCCTTGGGGACATCGTCGGCCAGGTGTTTGCGCTGCTGGTGCTGACGGTGGCCGCCGCGGAAGCTGCGATCGGCCTGGCGGTGCTGGTCGTGTACTTCCGCAACCGCGGCTCGATCGCGGTTGAAGACGTCAATCTGATGAAGGGCTAACGCAGCTATGGTTCAGGCAATCGTCTTTCTGCCGCTGCTGGGCGCCATTCTGGCCGGCCTGATCGCGCTGTTCGGGGCGCATGCGCGCCACCCGAGCGGCGACGAGGTCGAGCATCACGACCATGGGCACGGCGGTCATGCGCACGCCGCCGCTGTTCATGACGATCATGGCCACGATGCTCACGGCCACGACGACCACCACGTCTCGGAGCCGCCGGCGCAGGGCTCGCGCGCGGCCGAACTGATCACGACGGGGCTGCTGTTGGTTGCCGCGGCATTGTCCTGGGTGACGCTGGTCGATGTCGGCTTCATGCACCACGATTACAGGATCACGTTGCTCCCCTGGATCAATTCGGGCGATCTGCAGATATCGTGGGCACTCCGCGTCGATACGCTGACCGCCGTGATGCTGGTGGTGGTCAACACCGTCTCATCCCTCGTGCACCTCTATTCCATCGGCTACATGGACGAGGACCCGAACCGGCCGCGCTTCTTCGGCTATCTCAGCCTGTTTACCTTCGCGATGCTGATGCTGGTGACCGCGGACAACCTGGTCCAGCTGTTCTTCGGCTGGGAAGGCGTCGGTCTCGCCAGCTACCTCTTGATCGGCTTCTGGTACCAGAAACCTTCCGCGAATGCGGCCGCGATCAAGGCCTTCGTGGTCAACCGCGTCGGCGATTTCGGCTTTGCGCTCGGCATTTTCGCCGTCTACATGCTGCTCAAGACCACCGATTTCGAGACGATCTTCGCCGGCGCGCAGAGTCTGCAAGGCAAGACCATCGACTTCTTCGGCTGGCACGCGGACGCACTGACGCTGATCTGCCTGCTGCTGTTCATGGGCGCGATGGGCAAGTCCGCGCAATTCCTGCTGCACACCTGGTTGCCGGACGCGATGGAAGGCCCGACGCCCGTGTCGGCGCTGATCCACGCCGCGACCATGGTCACCGCCGGCGTGTTCATGGTGGCGCGCTTGTCGCCGCTGTTCGAGCTAGCGCCCAATGCGCAGGCCGTCGTGATGTTCTTCGGCGCGACCACGGCGTTCTTTGCCGCCACCATCGGCCTGGTTCAGAACGACATCAAGCGCATCGTGGCCTATTCGACCTGTTCGCAGCTCGGCTACATGTTCGTGGCGATGGGGGCCGGGGCCTATTCGGTCGGCATGTTCCATCTGTTCACGCACGCCTTCTTCAAGGCGCTGCTGTTCTTGGGCTCGGGCTCGGTGATCTACGCGATGCACCACGAGCAGGACATCCGGAACATGGGTGGGCTGAAGGACAAGATCCCCTACACCTACAGCGTGATGGTGATCGGCACGCTGGCGCTGACCGGCTTCCCGCTGACCGCCGGCTACTTCTCCAAGGACGCGATCATCGAGTCGGCTTACGTCTCGCATAACCCGTTTGCGTTCTACGGCTTCGCGATGACCGTGATCGCGGCGGGCCTGACCTCGTTCTATTCCTGGCGCCTGATCTTCAAGACGTTCCACGGCGAGCCGCACGACCGGCATCACTACGAGGCCGCCCACGAGGCGCCGATGTGGATGCTGGTGCCGATCGGGATTCTCGCCGCCGGATCGATCCTGGCCGGCTTCCCGTTCAAGGAATTGTTCGCAGGCCATGGCGTGGAAGAGTTCTTCCGCGAGTCCCTGAAGATGAAGCCAGGCATCATCGAGGAGATGCACCATATTCCGGCGGCAATCGCCTACCTGCCGACGGTGATGATGGTGCTGGGCTTCCTGGTGTCGTGGCTGTTCTACATCCGCCGGCCGTACATCCCGGTCGAACTCGCCAACCAGCACCAGATGCTCTACCAGTTCCTGCTCAACAAATGGTACTTTGACGAGTTGTACGATGTCATCTTCGTCCGCCCGGCGAAGTGGCTCGGCTACACGCTCTGGAAAAAGGGCGACGGCTTCGTCATCGACGGCTTCGGCCCGGATGGCGTTTCGGCGCGGGTGCTCGATGTCACCCGCAATGTGGTGAAGGTCCAGACCGGCTATCTCTATCACTACGCCTTTGCGATGCTGATCGGTGTCGCAGGGTTGATCACCTGGTTCATGTTCGGCTTGGGAGGCCAGTAATGACAACCTGGCCCATCCTGTCGGTCGTCACCTTCCTGCCGGTCATCGGCGCGCTGGCGATCTATCTTATCCGCGGCGACGACGAGGCCGCGCGGCGCAACGCGCGCTGGATCGCGCTGTGGACCACGCTGGTTACCTTTGCGGTGTCGCTGATCCTGGTCTGGCGCTTCGATGCCTCGAGCGCAGACTTCCAGTTCGTCGAAAAGGCGAGCTGGCTCGCCAGCGGCATCAACTATCACATGGGTGTCGACGGCATTTCGCTGCCGTTCGTGATCCTCACCACCGCCCTGATGCCGTTCTGCATCGTCGCGAGCTGGAAATCGATCACGTTGCGCGTGCGCGAATACATGATGGCGTTCCTGCTGCTGGAAACGCTGATGGTCGGCACCTTCTCGGCGCTGGATCTCGTGCTGTTCTATTTGTTCTTCGAAGGCGGCCTGATCCCGATGTTCCTGATCATCGGCGTCTGGGGCGGCCCGCGCCGGGTCTATGCGTCCTTCAAGTTCTTCCTCTACACGCTGCTCGGCTCGGTGCTGATGCTGCTGGCCATCATGGCGCTGTACTGGAATGCCGGCACCACCGATATCCCGACCCTGATGACGACCGCCGTGCCGCGGTCACTGCAGACCTGGGCGTGGCTGGCGTTCTTTGCTTCGTTTGCAGTGAAAATGCCGATGTGGCCGGTTCATACCTGGCTTCCCGATGCCCACGTCGAGGCGCCGACCGCGGGCTCGGTGATCCTGGCCGCGATCATGCTGAAGATGGGCGGCTACGGCTTCCTGCGCTTCTCGCTGCCGATGTTCCCGCTGGCGTCGCACGATTTCGCCTGGATCATCTTCTCGCTTTCGGCGATTGCGATCATCTACACCTCGCTGGTCGCCTTGATGCAGGAAGACATCAAGAAGCTGATTGCCTACTCGTCAGTGGCCCATATGGGATTCGTCACCATGGGTATCTTCGCCGGCACCACGCAGGGCGTGGCCGGCGGCGTGTTCCAGATGATCTCGCACGGCATCGTCTCCGGCGCGCTGTTCCTCTGCGTCGGTATCATCTATGACCGGCTGCATACTCGCGAGATCGCGGCCTATGGCGGCCTCGTCAACCGGATGCCGCTCTACGCGCTGGTGTTCATGGTGTTCACCATGGCCAATGTCGGGCTGCCCGGCACGAGCGGCTTCGTCGGCGAGTTCATGACGCTGCTCGGCACCTTCAAGGTCTCGATCCCGACGGCGACATTCGCCACGCTGGGCGTGATCCTGTCCGCCGGCTATGCGCTGTGGCTCTACCGGAAAGTCGTTTTCGGGGCGCTGACAAAGCCGTCGCTGGCCAGCATCAAGGACCTGACCTGGCGCGAGAGCCTGTTGCTGTTCCCGCTGGTGGCGCTGACCATCCTGTTCGGCGTCTACCCGAAGCCGGTGCTCGACATGTCGGCGGCCTCGGTTCAGCAACTCGTCAACAATTACAATGCCGCCGTGACTGCCGTGAAGGCAGCCGCGCTGATCCAGTAAGGCCGCAGCCATGAGCTTCTCAAGTGCAGGTTATCAGTTGCTGCCGGTGCTGCCGGAACTGGTGCTGGCCGTCGGCGCCATGACGCTCCTGATGCTGGGCGCCTATCGCGGCGAAGGAATGACCCGGACGGTGACAGCTCTCGCGGTGGTGCTGCTGGTCGTCGTCGGCGTGCTGGAGCTGATGTTACCGGCCGGGAAGCTCGTGACCTTCGGCGGCAGCTTCATCGTCGACGATTTTGCCCGCTTCCTGAAGATCCTCGCCATCATCGGCTCGGCGGTGACGCTGGTCCTGTCGACGGAATTCCTGTCCGATCCGTCGCGGCGGATTTTCGAGTATGCAATCCTGGTGCTGCTCTCCACACTCGGCATGATGGTGCTGATCTCGGCGGCAGACCTGATCATGCTCTATCTCGGGCTCGAACTGATGAGTCTCGCGCTTTACGTGGTCGCAGCCTCCAACCGCGACAACGCCAAGTCCACCGAAGCCGGTCTGAAGTACTTTGTGCTCGGCGCATTGTCGTCGGGCATGCTGCTGTACGGCGCGTCGCTGATCTACGGCTTCACCGGCACGGTCGAATTTGCCGGCATTGCCGCCGCGGTGAAGACGGGCAGCGTCGGCATCGTGTTTGGCCTCGTATTCCTGCTGGCCGGGCTCTGCTTCAAGGTTTCTGCGGTGCCGTTCCACATGTGGACGCCCGACGTCTACGAGGGCGCGCCGACGCCGGTCACGGCGTTCTTTGCTTCGGCGCCGAAGGTCGCGGCACTGGCGGTGTTCACCCGCGTGACGCTGACCGCGTTCCCCGGCATCGTTCCGCAATGGCAGCAGATCCTCGTCTTCGTCGCCATCGCCTCGATGGCGCTGGGGTCGTTTGCCGCAATCGGGCAGAAGAACATCAAGCGCCTGATGGCCTATTCCTCGATCGGCCATATGGGCTTTGCGCTGGTCGGGCTGGCCTCCGGCACGGTGGAGGGCGCGCAGGGCGTGCTGGTCTATATCGCGATCTATGTCGCGATGACGCTCGGCACCTTCGCCGTGATCCTGTCCATGAAGCGCGCCGGCCAGCCGATGGAGCAGATCAGCGATTTCTCAGGGCTGTCGCGCACCAACCCGCTGCTGGCGTTCTTCTTCGCCATGCTGCTGTTCTCGCTGGCCGGCATTCCGCCGCTCGCGGGCTTCTTTGCCAAATGGTACGTGTTCGTGGCCGCGATCAAGGCCGGCCTGTTCACGCTCGCCGTCGTCGGCGTGCTGACCAGCGTCGTGGGCGCGTTCTATTACCTGACCATCATCAAGGTGATGTATTTCGACGAGCCGACCGGCGAGATCGAGCCGATGCGCATTGAGCTGCGCACGGTGCTGGCGGTCGCGGGCATCTTCAACATCTTCTTCTTCGTCTATCCGGGGCCGCTGGTCAGCGTCGCCACGACGGCGGCGAAGTCGCTGTTTCCAGGATGACTTTCTCGCTCGGACCCAGGGCCATAGCGGCGGGCTACCGTCTCGTCGCCTTCGATCAGGCCGGTTCGACCAATTCGGAAGCGATGGCGCATGCGCGCCGGGGTGGGCCTGGCTCGACCTGGTTCGTCACCACGCTGCAGACGGCGGGACGGGGACGCCGGCAGCGCACCTGGGTCGCGCCGCGCGGCAATCTCGCCAGCAGCGTGCTCGAGGTGATGGATGTTACGCCCGCTGTTGCGGCGACCATGGGATTCGCCTTTGGTCTGGCGCATGAAGCCGCGCTGCAGCGTGTCAGCGTCGAGGCCAATCTTCGACTGGCCGGATCGGATCGTTTGCAATATCTCCTGAAATGGCCGAATGACATTCTGGTCCGCGGGCAGAAGCTTTGCGGCTTGCTGGTGGAGGCTGAAGCCATGATGGACGGTAGACTTGCCGTCGTGGCGGGAATTGGCACCAACATCATCGCAGCACCGGAGGGTACGCCGACGCCGGCCGTTTCGCTGGCGGGGCTGGGTGTCCATGTCAGCGGTGAAGAGCTTTTCGCCGCGCTGTCGGAGGCCTGGGTCGAGTTCTGCGGCATCTGGGACAACGGACGCGGCTTTAGAGAGATTCGTAAGCTGTGGCTGGAGCGTGCCTTTGGCGTCGGCAAGCCGGTGGCTATCCAGACCGGAACCGCAAAGCTGGAAGGCACATTCGATACGATCGATGAAGCCGGTTGCCTCATCGTCCGCACCGCGGACGGCAGGCGCATGCCGATTACAACCGGCGAAGTCTATTTTGGTACGGCAGCGTCGATAGGAGCAGCCTGATGGCGCGGCCGGATGAATTGACCTTTGCGCCGCTCGGCGGCGTCGGCGAGATCGGCATGAACCTGTCGATCTATGGGCTCGGCAATCGCCAGCAGCGCTCGTGGCTCGCCGTCGATCTCGGCGTCTCCTTCGGCGACGAGGAACACCTGCCGGGTATCGACCTGATCATGCCCGACATCCGCTTCCTGGAGAAAGAGCGCAAGAATCTGATGGGGCTGGTGCTGACCCACGCCCATGAAGATCATTTCGGCGCCATCATCGACCTCTGGCCGAAACTGCAGTGCAAGATCTACGCGACCAAATTCAGCGCCGCGTTGTTCGAGGCCAAATGCGCCTCCGAGCGTAACCCGCCGAAAATCCCGGTGACGGTGGTGCCGTCGGGGGGCCGGATCGAACTCGGGCCGTTCATCGTCGAATTCATCCCGGTCGCGCATTCGATCCCGGAATCGCACGCGCTTGCCATCCACACCGCGGCCGGCACCGTGCTGCACACCGGCGACTGGAAGATCGATCCGACGCCGATCATCGGACTGCCGACCGACGAGCGGCGGCTGCGCGAGCTCGGCGATGCCGGCGTGCTGGCGCTGGTCGGCGATTCCACCAATGCGGTGCGGGAAGGGCGCTCGCCTTCGGAAACCGAGGTTGCTGCCACCATCGCCAAGCTGGTGAAGGCGGCCAAGGGCCGGGTTGCCGTCACGACCTTTGCCTCCAACGTTGCGCGCGTGAGGGCGGTGGCGGATGCTGCGAAGGCCGCCGATCGCGAGGTCGTGGTGGTCGGCCGCGCCATGGAGCGCGTGGTGCAGGTCGCGCGCGAAACCGGCTATCTCGACGGCGTGCAGAATTTCCGCAGCGCCGATTACTACGGGCATTTTCCGGCGGACAAGGTGCTGGCGCTGTGCACCGGCAGCCAGGGCGAGGCGCGCGCAGCGCTGGCGCGGATTGCCAACAATGATCATCCGCAGGTGACGCTGAACAAGGGCGACAGCGTGATATTCTCCTCGCGCACCATTCCCGGCAACGAGAAGGCGGTCGGCGCCATCATCAACGGCCTGGTCACCCAGGGCATCGAGGTTATCACCGACCGCACCGATCTGGTCCACGTCTCCGGCCATCCGCGCCGCGACGAACTGCGCGACATGATCTCATGGGTGCGCCCGCAGATCCTGATCCCGGTCCATGGCGAGGCGCTGCATCTGTCCGAGCACGCCAAGCTGGCGCGCACCGCCGGCGTGCCAAAGGTATTGACCATCCGCAATGGCGATCTGGTCAAGCTCGGGCCCGGCGATCCCGGAGTCATCGATGAACTGCCGTCGGGGCGGCTCTACAAGGATGGTAACATCCTGGAGGATTCAAAGTCTCGCGCCGTGGTCGAGCGGCGCCGGATGGCATTTGCCGGCTGCGCCTTCGTGGCGATCGCCATGAGCGACAAGGGCGAACTGGCCGACGATCCCGAGGTCGATCTGGTCGGCATCCCCGAAAAGAATGCGGCCGGTGAAGTGATCGACGAGATCGTGTTCGATACGGTGGTGTCCACTGTCGAGAACCTGCCGCGGGCGCGGCGGCGCGATGCGGACGCGACCGCGGAATCGGTGCGCCGCGCGGTGCGGGCCGTCATCAACGAGCACTGGGGCAAGAAGCCGATTTGCCTCGTTCATGTACTGACCGTTTGAACGCAAGGAGTGAGTGCAGTGCGAATCGCTGGAGGCAAACATGCCATCGCCTCCGTGGTCTTGTGCGTCGGCCTTGCGACATTTTTTATGTTGGAATGGTCCAACTCTGCCCGGGCGACACAGGTGCTTGCAGCCGACCTCGCACTTCATTTTGTCTGCAGCCACACGGTGCGTAGCGACGTTGAAGCGAAGACCGAACTATTTCTGAGGGGGAACAGCTTCCGCGTTTTGAATCTGGCGGAAATTCAGCGTCGACACAATTTCTATTTCTTTGAGACGCAGATGGAGGGCATGAGGCACGGTCAGGCGACAATCAGGTTGAGTTCAGTGCTTGGCGCCCATTCACGATATGCCTTTGCGCTATATTCCAGGCCACCGACAAGCCGCTTGAGTGATTTAGAAGATGCTGTTCTGAGATTCATATCCAGTGACTTGGGGTGTCAGACCCGCCAGATTCAGCGCGGGGCCAACGGAAAAGAGCGGCAGCGTTACTTCGATGCCGATCTGAAGCGGATTGAGAACTTGTTTGAACAGGCGGATCAGATTAACGCTGAACGCCGCATCTAGTCTCGGAGGAACGCATGCTGGGCCGGCTCAATCATGTCGCGATCGCGGTCAAGGACGCCGAAAAGGCCGCGAAGATTTATGGCGGTGCGTTCAACGCGGAAATCTCCGGCGCAGTGCCGCTGCCGGAGCATGGCGTCATCACCGTGTTCGTGACGCTGCCCAACACCAAGATCGAGTTCATCCAGCCGCTGGGCGACGCTTCGCCGATCGCCAAATTCGTCGAGCGCAACGCCGACGGCGGCATTCATCACATCTGCTACGACGTGCCCGACATCATCGCGGCGCGCGACAGGCTGATCAGCGAGGGTGCGCGCGTTCTCGGCGACGGCGTGCCGAAGATCGGCGCCCACGGCAAACCGGTGCTGTTCTTCCATCCGAAGGATTTTTCCGGCGCGCTCGTCGAAATCGAACAGGCCTGAACCAGATGGTCTACAGCATCTCGACCGCGTTTGCGATCTACTTCGTGCTCTGGTGGGTCGTGCTGTTCGTGACGCTGCCGTTCGGCGTCCGCAGCCAGCACGAGGACGGTGACGGCGCGCCCGGCACCGATCCCGGCGCGCCGGTGCTGGCGCGGATGGGCAAAAAGTTGCTCTGGACCACGGTCATTTCAGCCGTCGCGTTCGGCATCGGGATGTGGGCGTATCAGCAGGGCCTTCTCAACATCGAGCGGCTGTCGCGGCTGATGGGATTGCCGTTCTGATCTTGCAAGGCGTCAGTCGAACGCGACGCCGATCCGCTTGTTCGTGCGCCAAGCTACCCGGCAATATCGGCGCGTGTGATCTCCCTGTAACACCAACCAGAAGCTTTCGGGGACTCCCGTCGGACTGGCGACTTCGAGGGCCGCACCGGTGTTCGATACATCCCGGACGGTGCAGTCGATGACGCCGCCGTTGAACTCGATGGAACCTGCCTTCAGCACCCGGTGCCGGGGCGCGGCGCGATGGTTCTCCAGCACCTGA
It contains:
- the nuoK gene encoding NADH-quinone oxidoreductase subunit NuoK produces the protein MTIGLGHYLAVGAILFTLGILGIFLNRKNIIVILMSIELILLAVNINLVAFSTFLGDIVGQVFALLVLTVAAAEAAIGLAVLVVYFRNRGSIAVEDVNLMKG
- the nuoL gene encoding NADH-quinone oxidoreductase subunit L; the encoded protein is MVQAIVFLPLLGAILAGLIALFGAHARHPSGDEVEHHDHGHGGHAHAAAVHDDHGHDAHGHDDHHVSEPPAQGSRAAELITTGLLLVAAALSWVTLVDVGFMHHDYRITLLPWINSGDLQISWALRVDTLTAVMLVVVNTVSSLVHLYSIGYMDEDPNRPRFFGYLSLFTFAMLMLVTADNLVQLFFGWEGVGLASYLLIGFWYQKPSANAAAIKAFVVNRVGDFGFALGIFAVYMLLKTTDFETIFAGAQSLQGKTIDFFGWHADALTLICLLLFMGAMGKSAQFLLHTWLPDAMEGPTPVSALIHAATMVTAGVFMVARLSPLFELAPNAQAVVMFFGATTAFFAATIGLVQNDIKRIVAYSTCSQLGYMFVAMGAGAYSVGMFHLFTHAFFKALLFLGSGSVIYAMHHEQDIRNMGGLKDKIPYTYSVMVIGTLALTGFPLTAGYFSKDAIIESAYVSHNPFAFYGFAMTVIAAGLTSFYSWRLIFKTFHGEPHDRHHYEAAHEAPMWMLVPIGILAAGSILAGFPFKELFAGHGVEEFFRESLKMKPGIIEEMHHIPAAIAYLPTVMMVLGFLVSWLFYIRRPYIPVELANQHQMLYQFLLNKWYFDELYDVIFVRPAKWLGYTLWKKGDGFVIDGFGPDGVSARVLDVTRNVVKVQTGYLYHYAFAMLIGVAGLITWFMFGLGGQ
- a CDS encoding NADH-quinone oxidoreductase subunit M translates to MTTWPILSVVTFLPVIGALAIYLIRGDDEAARRNARWIALWTTLVTFAVSLILVWRFDASSADFQFVEKASWLASGINYHMGVDGISLPFVILTTALMPFCIVASWKSITLRVREYMMAFLLLETLMVGTFSALDLVLFYLFFEGGLIPMFLIIGVWGGPRRVYASFKFFLYTLLGSVLMLLAIMALYWNAGTTDIPTLMTTAVPRSLQTWAWLAFFASFAVKMPMWPVHTWLPDAHVEAPTAGSVILAAIMLKMGGYGFLRFSLPMFPLASHDFAWIIFSLSAIAIIYTSLVALMQEDIKKLIAYSSVAHMGFVTMGIFAGTTQGVAGGVFQMISHGIVSGALFLCVGIIYDRLHTREIAAYGGLVNRMPLYALVFMVFTMANVGLPGTSGFVGEFMTLLGTFKVSIPTATFATLGVILSAGYALWLYRKVVFGALTKPSLASIKDLTWRESLLLFPLVALTILFGVYPKPVLDMSAASVQQLVNNYNAAVTAVKAAALIQ
- the nuoN gene encoding NADH-quinone oxidoreductase subunit NuoN, whose protein sequence is MSFSSAGYQLLPVLPELVLAVGAMTLLMLGAYRGEGMTRTVTALAVVLLVVVGVLELMLPAGKLVTFGGSFIVDDFARFLKILAIIGSAVTLVLSTEFLSDPSRRIFEYAILVLLSTLGMMVLISAADLIMLYLGLELMSLALYVVAASNRDNAKSTEAGLKYFVLGALSSGMLLYGASLIYGFTGTVEFAGIAAAVKTGSVGIVFGLVFLLAGLCFKVSAVPFHMWTPDVYEGAPTPVTAFFASAPKVAALAVFTRVTLTAFPGIVPQWQQILVFVAIASMALGSFAAIGQKNIKRLMAYSSIGHMGFALVGLASGTVEGAQGVLVYIAIYVAMTLGTFAVILSMKRAGQPMEQISDFSGLSRTNPLLAFFFAMLLFSLAGIPPLAGFFAKWYVFVAAIKAGLFTLAVVGVLTSVVGAFYYLTIIKVMYFDEPTGEIEPMRIELRTVLAVAGIFNIFFFVYPGPLVSVATTAAKSLFPG
- a CDS encoding biotin--[acetyl-CoA-carboxylase] ligase, whose product is MTFSLGPRAIAAGYRLVAFDQAGSTNSEAMAHARRGGPGSTWFVTTLQTAGRGRRQRTWVAPRGNLASSVLEVMDVTPAVAATMGFAFGLAHEAALQRVSVEANLRLAGSDRLQYLLKWPNDILVRGQKLCGLLVEAEAMMDGRLAVVAGIGTNIIAAPEGTPTPAVSLAGLGVHVSGEELFAALSEAWVEFCGIWDNGRGFREIRKLWLERAFGVGKPVAIQTGTAKLEGTFDTIDEAGCLIVRTADGRRMPITTGEVYFGTAASIGAA
- a CDS encoding ribonuclease J, which translates into the protein MARPDELTFAPLGGVGEIGMNLSIYGLGNRQQRSWLAVDLGVSFGDEEHLPGIDLIMPDIRFLEKERKNLMGLVLTHAHEDHFGAIIDLWPKLQCKIYATKFSAALFEAKCASERNPPKIPVTVVPSGGRIELGPFIVEFIPVAHSIPESHALAIHTAAGTVLHTGDWKIDPTPIIGLPTDERRLRELGDAGVLALVGDSTNAVREGRSPSETEVAATIAKLVKAAKGRVAVTTFASNVARVRAVADAAKAADREVVVVGRAMERVVQVARETGYLDGVQNFRSADYYGHFPADKVLALCTGSQGEARAALARIANNDHPQVTLNKGDSVIFSSRTIPGNEKAVGAIINGLVTQGIEVITDRTDLVHVSGHPRRDELRDMISWVRPQILIPVHGEALHLSEHAKLARTAGVPKVLTIRNGDLVKLGPGDPGVIDELPSGRLYKDGNILEDSKSRAVVERRRMAFAGCAFVAIAMSDKGELADDPEVDLVGIPEKNAAGEVIDEIVFDTVVSTVENLPRARRRDADATAESVRRAVRAVINEHWGKKPICLVHVLTV
- the mce gene encoding methylmalonyl-CoA epimerase, whose translation is MLGRLNHVAIAVKDAEKAAKIYGGAFNAEISGAVPLPEHGVITVFVTLPNTKIEFIQPLGDASPIAKFVERNADGGIHHICYDVPDIIAARDRLISEGARVLGDGVPKIGAHGKPVLFFHPKDFSGALVEIEQA
- a CDS encoding DUF1467 family protein; translation: MVYSISTAFAIYFVLWWVVLFVTLPFGVRSQHEDGDGAPGTDPGAPVLARMGKKLLWTTVISAVAFGIGMWAYQQGLLNIERLSRLMGLPF